In Acidimicrobiales bacterium, the following proteins share a genomic window:
- a CDS encoding DNA cytosine methyltransferase: protein MAVTFGSLFSGIGGLDLGLERAGLRCLWQVEIDPYCRRVLGRHWPHVERYEDVRTLDPGRLSGVDLVAGGDPCQGNSKAGAPHSRPVEDLGRHLVRVVEAVHPPLVLRENPYPSRDGAVWPWQRMRAELERLGYAVVPFRLRSCCLGGFTRRDRVWLLGHRPDADRVGLAGIDGAGVPGGVAGGTPGREVRGGRTDGLPAPRVCRGRAEVPALVDRLRGLGNAVDPACAEWVGRLIMGAINGEA, encoded by the coding sequence ATGGCCGTAACATTCGGCAGCCTGTTCAGCGGCATCGGCGGGCTGGACCTCGGGCTGGAGCGGGCCGGGCTGCGGTGCCTCTGGCAGGTGGAAATCGACCCCTATTGCCGGCGGGTGCTGGGAAGACACTGGCCGCACGTCGAGAGGTACGAGGATGTCCGCACGCTGGACCCAGGGCGTCTTTCCGGGGTGGACCTCGTCGCCGGGGGCGACCCCTGCCAGGGCAACTCGAAGGCGGGCGCCCCCCACAGCCGACCCGTCGAGGATCTCGGCCGTCACCTCGTCCGCGTTGTTGAGGCGGTTCATCCGCCTCTTGTCCTCCGCGAAAACCCCTACCCCTCCAGGGACGGGGCCGTCTGGCCCTGGCAGCGGATGCGGGCCGAGCTGGAGCGACTGGGCTACGCCGTGGTGCCCTTCCGACTCCGGTCCTGTTGCCTTGGCGGCTTCACCCGCCGGGACCGGGTGTGGCTGCTCGGGCACCGTCCCGACGCCGATCGCGTCGGACTGGCGGGGATCGACGGGGCAGGGGTGCCGGGTGGGGTCGCTGGCGGAACACCTGGCCGTGAGGTGCGGGGCGGACGGACGGACGGTCTACCCGCACCCCGAGTATGTCGAGGCCGTGCTGAGGTTCCCGCCCTCGTGGACCGACTGCGGGGACTCGGCAACGCCGTCGATCCCGCCTGCGCCGAATGGGTCGGCCGGCTGATCATGGGTGCAATCAACGGGGAGGCGTGA